The DNA window TACTAAGATAATATTCCAAGTTCCCTAATCCAACACTAAGACTAATAATGAAGATTAAAATCTCCAAAATCTTCCTTCAAAAATTGCCTTGAATTCGACTTGGACTTGGAAACCAGCCCCGAACGTGCCACCATCAAATTAACTGAAAAATTGCCACTTTTAATCATAGTTTACTCCttttcctacaattagcaccattaaccaaatataagtagaatccgacaGTTACaacaatatttggctaaaatcaagggaaaaataattataaatattataaatttagcaacaaattatgacctatcaaccaactgttaccttttcactccaaagccGCCTTTTTGCTTTGCATTAGTAATTCATTTAGATAGGTACGACTACTAATTGAGTCTCAATTGTTTTTCCTTGGTTGTTctaggacgtgccggtgatcAAGGGCGTACTTCAGGAGGAAACTTGTGAAGTTATTTTGCTTAACTGGTGAGTGCACCACTCGCATAAATGGTTGTTTAACTGGTTTActtgtacatgcaatctgttaCTTCTATTTATTCTGAACGAAAtgggggtgtactttatcacactcgtttctcTCATCTGTCTGTTGTGGTTGCTGTATACGTTTGAATCTGTTACCTTTATATgatttgatgtcgtttggaggtttgtatccaacgaccttgctgggacctctgagctcaaaccctgtggctagttactcgagtcgatcGGCAAGGGCCTAGTCGATtaggtaacgaaccctgggtcttcTGTTTTGTCGAGTaaagtgttatcttctcgattaattagtatactcgagtattaccatctcTGTTCCTGTGTGGTGTTCGGTCCTggcaaggggtatgtttggtggatggaaattggtgtaaagtagAGTCTACGGTCATGGTCGTATcttcaaacattgacggagggttaACGGGCTTGGATCAAGTAATGAAAAGGGGAAATTGGCACTTGAGAGTCATCTGTATCCTTTACTCCTGGTTTAACTGTGATGTTCCTTTCTATCTATTTGATGTCTCTATTTAATTGATCTCAAGTGTACTTCCGTGATTCCTGATTGCTTGacttgttggtacctcattgggcaaAAGCTCAACCCTCGTtacctttattttccttacagggtacAATATTTTGAGACCATGATTTTGGAGataagagttgagctagttatagATATTCTTTTGTTAAGCTCCTCTGTATTAgtaaaccctaattgtattttgatctaatgtAATGTTTTGACTTGTAATAACTctaatgtatatatttatacaaGCATATAATTTCATATATTAGTTGAGAGGGAAAGTTTCTATGGTTATGTGAACTTATTTAGTATTTGTTGGTTAAACCGGGCTAGTGCAGAACTTGAACGAGGAAGAAAAGAGTTTTGGCGGGAATCCATTGCAAGggaatccggccgtatatccggccagatcttggccggatacATGGCCGGATTAGTAGGggaagtcaaaaaaaaaattggtttgtTCTCTGCCttgtatccggccaagaatctgGCCAAGTTTTGGCTGGATTTTGACGTGGCCGCGgtccttttcattttcattggaGCATTTAAACGAAACTCTACAGCACTGCATGGTTTGGTTATTATGCTTTCGGCTTagtagtcctagcgagagttgggcaggcagtccgctaacccttaGAATATGCCCTAGGAAAATGTGGGGTTGTCACATAGTTGCTGTCAAGATGCTGAACAAATCAAAAGCTAATGGCCAAGAATTCATCAATGAAGTTGCAGCTATTGGAAGAATACACCATGTGAACATGGTTCAGTTAGTGGGATTTTGTGTTACTGCCTCAAAACATGCTCTAGTGTATGATTATATGCCAAATGGCTCTCTGGACAagttaattttctcaaattgtCAGAATGGTTCTCCATTGAGTTGGAAACAAGTTTGTGAGATTGCAAAGGGGATTGTTCGTGGCATTGAATACTTGCATCAGGGGTGTGATATGCAAATTTTGCATTTTGATATTAAACCGCATAACGTCTTACTTGATGAGAACTTTGTTCCAAAAGTTTTGGACTTTGGACTTGCAAAACTTTACCCGATGCAAAAGAGTATTGCAACTCTTACTACTGCGAGAGGAACTTTAGGTTACATGGCCCTGGAGTTGTTCTACAAAAAGATTGGAAGAGTCTCACACAAGACAGACGTTTACAGCTATGAAATGTTAATAATGGAGATGGCTGGGAGGAGGAGAAATGTGGATGCTCATGCGGAGCATTCCAGTCAAATATACTTCCCTTCATGGATATATGACAAATTCGATCAAGTGGAGGAAATGGAAATCGGAGATCATGTAACTGAAGAAGAAAAGACGATTACacgaaaattaattttgattGCATTGTGGTGCATACAGATGACACCTGAGGATCGTCCTTCAATGAGAGAAGTTTTAGAAATGCTTGAAGGTGATGCTAGTGATCTAAAGTTGCCTCCTAAACCATTGTTTTACCCTGTGGATTCACCCATATCCATGCAAAGAAACAGCAATAGTAGTTCTCCTGATGAGTCAACGGCACCCTTGTGTAGCTCTGTGTCTTTAGAAATAGAGCAAATGGAAGACTAAGGAGCACTAGTACTTCCGGTGAAAGCTTTGCAGTGGATTTGTCCTTCAAACTCTTAAACATGCAACCTAGTACCAGATAAAATGGCAGACTAAAATACTAGCTAGTTTAACTTAATAATTTCTACAATTGAGCTCcagtgcattttttttcttaaactatGTTATCTAAAACAGCAAGCAGGATATCTAAATATTTGCTGCAAATTCATAAGATCAATCTTTTTCGTGGTGTTGTTGTTATTGGTCAAACTGTTAGTTTAATGTAGTCCTGTGGccttttttctttatctttggATTTTTCCTTGGAAACGTGTCTTTCCTTTTCATCAACATGCTGAATTTGGGCTAGCCCAAGTTCACTCATTCTTTACAatctttaaatttgaattttcattaattttatgGATTTAACCAGCAGTCTCTCATAATTTCAATGATGCAATGAGAAAATATAGTATTTACTCTAATTGATCTAATAATAGATGTAAAATACATCATTAAATGAAAAgctttaaataaaattttttattacaatTGGCCtggttaaatttttttttaagtgtaagtGGAATGTCGTGAACTCGaaatctctcacttacactccctcctCCGGCTATATTAAGTTGAATTTTATAGGACTTGCAATTTAGATTATAAAATTGAGCATTTCAGTAAAAATAATCTTACATTGATACATGTTCTTTATGTGTTACCTTACAGCCTACGGATATACAAATTACTATAGGATTTAGATAAAGAAATGTATACATCAACACAAttaggggtgagcaaattcggTACGTACCAAATTCGTAcccgattttaaattcaatttagtATTTTGAAATTGGGTATTCGGTAATTTGATACAAAAGCGGTATTTACCAAATTCGCCAAATTCTGATGTAGTATGAAATAAGTAATGAGATTTTCAATTTGGTAAtaaccgatttcgaattcaaattCGATAAAATGAAATAGGGTATCATATTACCACATTCGAATACcaaattagtttataaaattGTATAatatataggtaaatgctattaGTATTAATATATTACATAGGTAAAGGCTATTAATAATAGATAGTATATAGTACAATCATGTAccttaataataaaaatatataatgatGTACAATAtactattttagtatttgttatatgattataataatacaaatatacaataataataactataatacttatcCTTTTATACATaactagaattagataataagTATAAGTATAAGTACAGTAGTAAATATCACACATATTTAataattagaatttagatattggttcatcattcatgtttggattattaaatatttaaatgtgtaacctttaatttgcaagtattGGTATACTCTAAAATTACATCACATAAATAATATGTGAATTAATGTTCTCTAATTACTAATCTTGTTTAAACGTAGACAACTAAGCACTATGATTAAGCAGTCTAAGCGAATGTATATGAATTACATGTCAACATATTAGTGTATTAGCTTTCACCATTGAAAGCAATCAAGTTATTTGTGAATAAAGCATTTAAAgtatataaaaaataagaataaatgtAAGTGTAATGCAACACATAATCAGTAAATTATAAGTGACTAAGTGTATACAACTACACAAGTGGGTCCCATTTTAATTATGTGTAAATTACTATCCAATTCGGTTATGACTGATTTCATGATCGTTTCCGAATTCAATTTGGTAATTCGGTTATTCCTAATTCAAAATTGAAAACAGTTTAGAGTTTTACAAGTGaaataatcaaaaaaatcaaattcaaataacTGAATAATTGAATTTGTACCAAATGGGCCGAGACTAGATATGGCTGAACCTTTCATAGCCTAAACTTGGTTCACTTTGAAAACTTTTAGATTTCTTAACCCGCCAAGCTTGATATGGCTGGGCTTGGATTGCCTAAGATCAACCCACTTTAAAATTGAGCTTCAATAAAAGGCCCAAAAATTGAACCTTGCTTGATCTCACATTAAGCTCAACCCAAGTTTGGGTGGGACAAATATAGCGAAGTCAATTTGATTCAGCGCTATTAACAGTTCTAGTGCTATggcaagtgaaaaataatatcacCGTAATATCAGCTCATAGCTCTCGGTCATTTATTGTTGATTGCAAATCTCTCTCCATAATGActtttttttgcaaatttaaTAGGCAAAGAACCTTAACTGCGGCAGGCAGTAATAGACTCTATCACTTATGAAAAATCTTATTACAATCTTGACTAACTTCTTGAATAACTACTTAATAAATCTAGCAGTCGAGGGCTATTAttactttacccccttaacgttTGGTGCTACTTTGAATTTTTCTCTTAACGTTactttttagtcactttactctcAACACTAATGATCAAACCTAACGGAGTCTATTAATTCAAGTGAAAAAACTTGTTTATCCCTTAAAATTGTTATCATGTTACCCTCATATAACTATAGCTTCATTATTAATTTACCACCTAAAGTTATTTTTCAGACAATTTATCCCACTATTAAACCAATTTAggaagttaaaaaactttagaagaatGTAGCCTCctctttgtataataaaaaataataaaaaatttagagtggcttttttcctttttagtatcaagacaaaaaagtcaaaacattaatttctttcttcttggcaattttattaatattaaaaaaaattagaaagatagggggcagagagagagagagagagagaactcaattctttttttttaaatacaaataagaaagaattcaatgttttaattattttaaaattactttACTTTTCGGTTTACCACCCAATTCCAATCCTAATCCCGATGACATTGAAGTAATACGATAATATTAGATTcttccttattttctttcttcgcAAAATGTAATTTTTTGTCTCTTTCTCTcctatttctttttcctttcttagtatgaataagtgtgaaaaaagaaatttaagaaaactcttttatttttatgtttttgaaaCTCTTAgagtgaaaaaaaggaagaataaccattccaacttttttttttatttttaattatatacaAAAAAGGGGTAAATacatctaaaatttttttaacataCTAGTTACATTAACGATGGGgtaaaatgtctagaaaataatattaaggATTAAAgcgattgtatcactataattaaggggataaagtgataataacaatgtagtaaAACGACTGTATCACTAAATTTAGGTTTGATGGAGAGATCAGTTTTCTCTGTGTAGATAAATAGTTTGGAGTCAAGTCTATGCCTGACTGTGTTTTGCATCTATGTTTTTGAACTCGGATCGGACCGGTCGGTTCGACCAGTCAAAACGGGAACCGGTCAAGTGTCCGGTCCGAGTTGTTCTTCAAAACTGGGAAGACTAAAAACCTGGTCAAATCCGGTCAAAAGTTGGGTTTGACCGGGAAAAATAGGAAAAACCGGTTCAACCAGAGCATTTGTTAAAAAAAGGTTAAACTTTTTCactattatgttttgacccctaaattgttaaaacttattaatatatctcaaatatttcatactttataaatgttgtcctaatttgatgttatttttcaatcaaatccataattttaattctaaacttgttaatgttcattaaataatataaattgctatttgattgttttaatttctttgtattttcttgttaaatatatttgaaacatcaaatatatatgaatatacctttattaatattaacatacTTTTAGgtattttatatacaatattttaatttttaaataatttttatttatgacatcatccgGTTCAACCCCGATCGAATCCGGTCGAACCTATTGACCCCTGATCCCTGAGCTCGGCCGAGTCGATACCTGatccggtcgaacccattgacccccgAGGgatccgtttggattagttatttttggggatgtttttaaaaaactttgctgtagcagagtttttagagtataatttgaaatatttttagaaaatattttgggatatttaagagtagaagagtttctaaaatatattttgagatattttttttaattttaaaaaaatttaaactaatttttagattaccttttagagtactttttaaaaatttttattgcatttgaaaaattagtttttgaaaaacattcCAAAGACAGAGGATTCCAAACAGATATGCATAAGTTGTGTTTTGAATCTGTCAGGAAATTGCTTTGATAATGACTTGTAATGGTGGGGtaaggagaaaaaagagagagctaGTCTTGTGTGAATTGCAACAGTCGACCATTGAGTGACCTGAGCTCATATTCTACTTcgatgagtttttttttttttttttttttgctgcacTTCCTTCAATTCGTCTAGAATAATATAATACATCACAAAGTAACTAGTGCAACAGTAGTTTCTAGTTATTATCGAGTTAGCATTTGGAAGTAACATTCACAACAGTTTCTGTTGATTagaccttttttcttttaaatttatAACTACGACTGGTTAGGGGAGGATTTGACTTGGTAATTGGAATTGATTTATAAAAGTTGATGACAGTCAATTTTTATTAACCAGCTTCTTCAAAGCAAAAGTCCAAGGGCTAATTAAGAAGATTTGGCCCCAGAGCTGGGACTTGTCTTTTAGGGACCATGGGATAGAGTAACAGATTATCCTTGATTTCTCAAACCATTTACAGACAGTGGACAGTGGGCACAATACAGAATTACATTGTACCATCTTGGAAGAAGTTTTCTGCAACTTCGCATAGTAAATATAGCTTGTGGGAAGACACCACGAATTTATGATTTATGTAAAAGTTTGGAGTTTGTATTTATGACTCATGGTCATATCATAAAATTTTTAATCTAGGTATACTTGCCCTGAACTTGGCACATTGGCCATTTGTGAGACAGGCAATTCAACATttgcaaaaatgttttatttgcCCTTGCCGGAATCAATTAGTTTCATAAGTCTGTTGTTTATGTTTTTCCCTTTTGCATTGTCTTCAACTTATTTTACTACCAGAACAATGCCCTCATTAACATCACAGTCATGGTCATTTCATAAAATTTTATCCTTATAGATTCAAGAAATTGCACCGTTGGTTTCAAGGTAAGCACAGACTTGATGAACCGTGTTAAAACAAGTTCCAGCTCCGTAGCCAAGTCTCCTTAGTTTTAAATGGACTAAAAGGACTTCATTTTAAATGCATTTACCCGTCAAAACTACCATCAATGGAGCCCAACAGGAAAAGTATGCTTGCTGGTATTCTAAAAGTTGATTAATCTTCCTGTGACAATTATCAACCATAAATGTTATAATAATACAAAGAGGAAATTTCAACAAAGAGGAGGACAAGGAAGTTCaaccaagaagaagaaaatggaattGCGAGGAAATTAGTTTTGAAAGCACTGTGGTGCGTCCAAATGACTCCAAATGACCGTCCTTCAATGACAGAAATTTCGAAATGCTCTGAAGAGTCAACAGAACAAACGCACAACTCTGTAGCCATGAAATACACTAGACTAGGGTGGaactaaaatatattttaaatcaatAACCCAATTAGTTAATTTTATCATGTCAAGCTCTTCATAATTATGCaattgattttattttattttttgaaaattagaAGCCACAAAGAGTTACAACGTGGTAATTGCTAACTACTCTAAGTTATCTGTAACTTGTAACTTTGTACACCGATACTCACTATTAGCACTTGTTTAATAAATCTAATGTCATCTGATCTTTCCGCTTGTTGGTTTTACCGGTGAAGAATGTTTAGAGTATTAGCTACAAGTACATTTTAGTGAATTACCCCAGCTACATTTTCCATCACTCAGTAGAATTTTCCTGTACAATAAAATAAATGCATCTTCGTCCTAAGTATCAATGGATATGGAGTCCAGTATGAAATTGCTTGGAAATGCAAATACTACAAAATCTGACAGAAATTGTCTGATAAGAATTTCCTTCcatcaataaataaaaaagattcCATGTCTATATTCAACTTGGTTTGCCATCTCCGTGTggaaaaagaacaaagaaaagaGAAGCATAGAATTGTAGGAACCAAGAATAAAAACAACATAAGATATTAAGTTGTCTTCTACTAGTACTATGgacctgtttggaacctgagttttttgggagtttgtctaaaactttactgtagtgcagtgtagaagtttttgaaaaaattttgtagaagtttttgtaaggcgAAAAACctttttgtagaagtttttgaaatgtTACTGTAGACGTTTTTTGGAtcatttttagaggtatttttaaaatatatttttgagtattttataatttataatttttatatttttatattcgtaaacatttatgcatttataaatatttagaaataaatatatttatatatttatataaaaatatataaatgtattatattatatataatacgtaatatacatatatttataaatgtataaatgtataattaatactgtttataatttataatttttattgtttaaatatttatatgcatttatacatttataatacatttataaatatttataaataaatatatttataaaaatatataaatatattatattatatataatacataatatacatatatttataaatgtataaatgtataattaatataaatgtatatattataaatgaatattatataaatgtataaattataatttttaaatatatatgatgattatgtataactgtattaatataattaatataaatgtataaatatattaatattatgtataaatgtataattaatattttttataatttataatttgtattgtttaaatatttatatatatttatgcatgtataatacatttataaataaatatatttatatagttatataaaaatatataaatatataaatgtattatattatatataatacataatataaatatatttacaaatgtaataattgtatattattataaatgaatattatataaatatataaattaatatattataaatatataaatatataatattatgtataaatgtattaatataattagtataaatgtataaatgtattagtattatgtataaatgtataattaatagtaatttatatggtatataatatttataaaaatatattttaaataaaataaaatatttataatatgtttaaataaatatataaatatataaatatataatattataaatatataatatatataataaatttttgaggGTGAGGgactcaaaaattcaaaaaaaaaaaattgaagttaCCGGCGGCACCGGAATAGGTGATCGGCGCCAGGAGAGGTGGTGGAGGCGGTGTCTGGTGTGGTGGGTTGGGTGAGGGAGGAAAaaaagtttttgagaaattttttgtgtatagatttttgaagtgtgtaggtaaaaaactttgaaaatttttttggggttcctgtaacaaaagttgttaaaaaacttggtaaaaaactagGGTGCCAAACAGGCCCTATATATGTTTTTGTGGAGCAGAATTGCTAAGTAGGCCATAGCTGCATGTTTCTGCCCCACTGCTGAAAATTGCGCAATCATACGTTTGAACTGGCTTTTGATGTGGACTGACCATTAAGgagcatggttcaaagtcgctgTTGCGATTGCGGTCGCGGTCTGGACAGTTtt is part of the Coffea eugenioides isolate CCC68of chromosome 6, Ceug_1.0, whole genome shotgun sequence genome and encodes:
- the LOC113774471 gene encoding PR5-like receptor kinase; protein product: MVEIYGLVGPFIVGPNGTKHAIGIILLFPFLLCRCRRRHLSRHDTIEDFQQANNNLMPIRYSYKEIKTMTNNFEEKLGEGGYGLVYKGKLRSGHIVAVKMLNKSKANGQEFINEVAAIGRIHHVNMVQLVGFCVTASKHALVYDYMPNGSLDKLIFSNFLDFGLAKLYPMQKSIATLTTARGTLGYMALELFYKKIGRVSHKTDVYSYEMLIMEMAGRRRNVDAHAEHSSQIYFPSWIYDKFDQVEEMEIGDHVTEEEKTITRKLILIALWCIQMTPEDRPSMREVLEMLEGDASDLKLPPKPLFYPVDSPISMQRNSNSSSPDESTAPLCSSVSLEIEQMED